The Flavobacterium jumunjinense genome includes a region encoding these proteins:
- a CDS encoding PspC domain-containing protein encodes MNKTTSINLGGFFFHIDEDAYQKLTRYFDAVKRSLSIEGRDEIINDIESRIAELFQERIKTETQVIRIKEIDEVIAIMGQPEDYMIDNEETNYSSGTKSNFSNTKTRRLYRDRDNAIFGGVASGFSHYFNIDPLWIRILFIISPFISFGTSLVIYLILWILIPEALTTSQKLEMKGEPINISNIEKKVKEGIDDIAGKLNNLDHEKIANTARNGASQIGSRLSTVFLGIFKIMAKIIGVFIIFFSSMALLGIIIASIIMIFSSSLPDAYIFNHIHTPIDLDVPIWLQGMLLLLTAGIPLLFILILGLKLLVTNMKSIGNYLKYSLLAIWIVSIIGSCYLGIKQATAIGFDGKTVKKEQIFMQPTDTLYVRMQYNNYYAKSIEQRVREKYTHDEKNNEIIYSTDVQVHFLKTNENQPFIQIEKTATGKSHKEATSRAEKIKYNFDIQGNRINLDNYFITNFKNKFRDQEVDIYIYLPKGTYLKPDKTIQNLNWTNHRDYENNFFDIYSGNGENVFKIGEDEAVCLNCEEEENDEEESESHIHIEEGSTDDNVTIKMDGKGLKIKSEDGKVDIQLNKE; translated from the coding sequence ATGAACAAAACAACAAGTATAAATTTAGGAGGTTTCTTTTTTCACATAGATGAAGATGCTTATCAAAAATTAACACGCTATTTTGATGCTGTTAAACGTTCACTTTCTATAGAAGGAAGAGACGAAATTATTAACGATATTGAAAGTAGAATTGCAGAATTATTTCAAGAAAGAATTAAAACTGAAACACAAGTTATTCGTATAAAGGAAATAGACGAAGTAATCGCTATAATGGGACAACCTGAAGACTACATGATAGACAACGAGGAAACCAATTATAGTAGCGGAACAAAGTCTAACTTTTCAAACACAAAAACGAGACGCTTATATAGAGATAGAGACAATGCTATTTTTGGTGGTGTAGCTTCAGGATTTAGTCATTATTTCAATATTGATCCGTTATGGATTCGTATTTTATTCATAATCTCACCTTTCATTAGTTTTGGAACATCTTTAGTAATCTATTTGATTTTATGGATCTTAATACCCGAAGCATTAACTACGTCTCAAAAACTAGAAATGAAGGGCGAACCAATAAATATTTCAAATATTGAAAAAAAGGTTAAGGAAGGAATAGATGATATTGCGGGAAAGTTAAACAATCTTGATCACGAAAAAATAGCGAATACTGCTAGAAATGGAGCGAGCCAAATAGGGTCAAGATTAAGTACTGTTTTTCTTGGTATATTTAAAATAATGGCAAAAATTATTGGTGTATTTATCATTTTCTTTTCGTCAATGGCTTTATTAGGAATAATTATAGCAAGTATCATTATGATCTTTTCATCATCATTACCAGATGCTTATATTTTTAATCATATCCATACACCTATCGATTTAGATGTGCCAATTTGGCTTCAAGGAATGTTGCTTTTATTAACCGCTGGAATTCCATTACTTTTCATATTAATATTAGGATTAAAGCTTTTAGTAACCAACATGAAATCGATAGGAAACTATCTAAAATATTCGCTTTTGGCAATTTGGATTGTTTCAATAATTGGATCTTGTTACTTAGGAATTAAACAAGCAACCGCTATAGGTTTTGATGGAAAAACTGTTAAGAAAGAACAAATTTTCATGCAACCAACAGATACTTTATATGTAAGAATGCAATACAATAATTATTATGCAAAAAGTATTGAACAACGCGTAAGAGAAAAATACACACACGATGAGAAAAATAATGAAATTATATACTCTACAGACGTGCAAGTTCATTTTCTTAAAACCAATGAAAATCAACCATTCATTCAAATAGAAAAAACAGCGACAGGAAAATCCCACAAAGAGGCTACAAGTCGTGCTGAAAAAATTAAGTATAATTTTGACATTCAAGGAAATAGAATTAACTTAGACAACTATTTTATAACGAATTTTAAAAATAAATTTAGGGATCAAGAAGTTGATATTTATATTTACCTTCCAAAAGGAACCTATTTAAAACCAGATAAGACAATTCAGAATTTAAATTGGACAAATCATCGTGATTATGAAAATAACTTCTTTGATATCTATTCTGGAAATGGCGAAAATGTTTTTAAAATTGGAGAAGATGAAGCGGTTTGTTTAAACTGTGAAGAAGAAGAAAATGATGAGGAAGAAAGTGAAAGTCATATTCATATAGAAGAAGGTTCTACAGATGACAATGTTACGATAAAGATGGATGGAAAAGGCTTAAAAATTAAATCGGAAGATGGAAAAGTAGATATTCAATTAAATAAAGAATAA
- a CDS encoding DUF4870 domain-containing protein, whose protein sequence is MKTSNEKSLSSLIHLSTLSQYIFPLGNYIFPLILWSTRKDKSEFVDHNGKQALNFQLSMLLYSLIALIIAVPTFVIWLIKTIDRLEINNNIVTCRDVFTTENITGMVILGVITMILLLFMKLGEFFLIIYASVKSANGEEYKYPLTINFIK, encoded by the coding sequence ATGAAAACATCAAACGAAAAAAGCTTAAGCTCATTAATACATTTAAGTACTTTAAGTCAATATATTTTTCCATTAGGAAATTACATTTTCCCTTTAATCTTATGGTCAACAAGAAAAGATAAATCAGAATTCGTAGATCATAATGGAAAGCAAGCTTTAAACTTTCAGTTAAGCATGCTTCTTTACAGTCTGATAGCTTTAATTATTGCGGTACCTACCTTTGTTATTTGGTTAATCAAAACAATCGATAGGTTAGAAATAAACAATAATATTGTTACTTGTCGCGATGTATTTACAACAGAGAATATAACAGGAATGGTTATTTTGGGTGTAATTACAATGATATTACTTCTTTTCATGAAGTTAGGCGAGTTCTTCCTTATAATTTATGCCTCTGTAAAAAGTGCTAATGGAGAAGAGTATAAATATCCGTTAACCATTAATTTTATAAAATAG
- a CDS encoding PadR family transcriptional regulator, with amino-acid sequence MNIENTKAQMRKGVLEFCILSVLKEKDAYTSEILETLKNAKLLVVEGTVYPLLTRLKNDGLLSYRWEESTSGPPRKYYELTEVGQEFLNELNSTWTELSDAVNIITQPSQK; translated from the coding sequence ATGAACATTGAAAACACAAAAGCTCAAATGAGAAAAGGTGTTTTAGAATTCTGCATACTTTCCGTATTAAAAGAAAAAGATGCTTACACTTCTGAAATTCTAGAAACACTAAAAAACGCAAAGTTACTCGTTGTTGAAGGCACGGTTTACCCTCTATTAACACGATTAAAGAACGACGGACTCTTAAGCTACAGATGGGAAGAGTCGACATCTGGACCACCAAGAAAATATTACGAATTAACCGAAGTGGGGCAAGAATTTTTAAACGAACTAAATAGCACTTGGACAGAATTGTCGGATGCTGTAAACATAATAACACAACCAAGCCAAAAATAA
- a CDS encoding head GIN domain-containing protein — protein MVKLIIQITKVVVTIITALLLQSCFNTNWNGDSIDGDGNVVAINRTINESFSAISAQTGLEVYITKGNDVKVLVEADENLQNHIFTEVKDGVLEIYTDASINNCDSKKVYVNVINLENIKSSSGAAIKSNNELKFDKLKLTASSGSNINVKTNTDQISCKSSSGSTITVNGKTNQLTTDASSGSAINLDELFAKKAKANSSSGSSIVLNALEELNADASSGGSVEFISKPNSLIVDESSGGSVSQK, from the coding sequence ATGGTTAAATTAATTATTCAAATTACGAAAGTTGTAGTTACAATTATAACTGCATTATTATTACAATCTTGTTTTAACACCAACTGGAATGGAGATAGCATTGATGGAGACGGAAATGTTGTAGCAATAAACAGAACAATAAATGAATCGTTTAGCGCTATTTCTGCACAAACTGGATTAGAAGTTTATATTACGAAAGGAAATGATGTAAAAGTTCTTGTTGAGGCTGATGAGAATTTGCAAAACCATATTTTTACAGAAGTAAAAGATGGAGTACTTGAAATATATACAGACGCAAGTATTAACAATTGCGATTCGAAGAAAGTTTATGTTAATGTTATAAATTTAGAAAACATAAAATCTTCAAGTGGAGCAGCAATTAAGAGTAACAATGAACTGAAATTTGATAAATTAAAATTGACAGCTAGTAGCGGAAGTAATATTAATGTTAAAACAAATACAGACCAAATTTCTTGTAAAAGTAGTAGTGGCAGCACAATAACTGTTAATGGAAAAACCAATCAACTAACTACTGATGCTTCCAGTGGAAGTGCTATAAACCTTGACGAATTATTTGCTAAAAAAGCAAAAGCTAATTCATCAAGCGGAAGTTCTATTGTTTTAAACGCTTTAGAAGAATTAAATGCAGATGCCTCTAGTGGTGGAAGTGTCGAATTTATATCCAAACCTAATTCATTAATAGTAGACGAAAGCTCAGGAGGAAGTGTAAGTCAAAAATAA